In Temnothorax longispinosus isolate EJ_2023e chromosome 2, Tlon_JGU_v1, whole genome shotgun sequence, one DNA window encodes the following:
- the LOC139808252 gene encoding 15-hydroxyprostaglandin dehydrogenase [NAD(+)]-like, which yields MYDVQNKTIMITGAATGLGYKYAEILLRNGAKSVAVVDLPKSNGQNAAATLENEFGKGRVVFFACDVTKADDLRKTFEKIVDAFKGLDILINNAGMLNDKYWEQTIELNVKALISGSMLAFDYMGKHKGGKGGVIVNIASVAGLYPAYFLPMYSASKHAVLGFSQALASMHDKTGVRIVIMCPGVTKTDLVTNIDDKMCDSVKSVIGSADDDLAEYPTQTTDYVALAMLDLIQKGKNGAVWVSEGAQPPYAVDFTHYSKRSLPV from the coding sequence ATGTACGACGTACAGAATAAAACTATAATGATCACTGGAGCAGCTACTGGACTAGGCTACAAGTACGCCGAAATACTGCTTCGCAATGGTGCAAAAAGCGTCGCCGTGGTCGACTTGCCGAAGTCGAACGGCCAGAATGCGGCGGCTACGTTGGAGAACGAATTTGGGAAGGGCCGCGTCGTCTTCTTCGCTTGCGACGTGACAAAGGCTGACGATCTGAGGAAGACATTCGAGAAGATCGTCGACGCGTTCAAAGGGCTTGATATTCTTATCAATAACGCTGGTATGTTGAACGATAAATACTGGGAGCAGACAATCGAGCTCAATGTCAAGGCGCTAATCAGCGGCTCCATGTTGGCGTTCGACTACATGGGGAAGCATAAAGGCGGCAAAGGCGGTGTGATCGTGAACATCGCGTCTGTAGCCGGCTTGTACCCGGCTTACTTTCTGCCGATGTATTCCGCATCGAAACACGCCGTTCTGGGATTCAGCCAAGCTCTGGCGAGCATGCACGATAAAACTGGAGTGCGAATCGTTATTATGTGCCCGGGCGTTACGAAGACCGACTTGGTCACAAATATCGACGATAAAATGTGTGATTCCGTCAAGTCTGTGATAGGTAGCGCCGATGACGATTTGGCGGAATATCCGACCCAGACTACCGACTATGTCGCACTTGCGATGCTAGATCTCATTCAGAAGGGTAAAAACGGAGCGGTTTGGGTTAGCGAAGGTGCTCAACCGCCATACGCCGTGGACTTCACCCATTACTCCAAGCGTTCTCTGCCCGTATAA
- the LOC139808499 gene encoding histone H4 encodes MTGRGKGGKGLGKGGAKRHRKVLRDNIQGITKPAIRRLARRGGVKRISGLIYEETRGVLKVFLENVIRDAVTYTEHAKRKTVTAMDVVYALKRQGRTLYGFGG; translated from the coding sequence ATGACTGGTCGTGGTAAAGGAGGAAAGGGATTGGGAAAGGGAGGAGCAAAGCGCCATAGGAAGGTCTTGCGTGATAACATCCAAGGTATCACCAAACCAGCCATTCGCCGATTGGCCAGACGTGGCGGTGTAAAGCGTATTTCTGGCTTGATATATGAGGAGACCAGAGGTGTCCTAAAAGTCTTCCTGGAAAATGTCATTCGTGACGCTGTTACTTACACCGAACACGCCAAGAGGAAGACCGTAACCGCCATGGACGTCGTCTACGCCTTGAAGCGACAGGGAAGGACCCTATACGGTTTCGGCGGTTAA
- the LOC139808498 gene encoding uncharacterized protein, whose product MEDKVSGNAAADAAESNSAPAKKASKSKAKSQQKKVSSRPPTSEMVTAAIKELKDRKGSSFQAIKKYIVSTYKVDGEKVAPFIKRYLKTAVSAGAVVQTKGKGATGSFKLSTDKPKDKAKGKAQRASLVHSDTWKAGTKKDAREKTAIARKPAAAAKKTTAKKAPESPKKAAPKTAAAKTAVKKGKAAAEPKSPSKAKKAVKAPAAKTKTPKPKKATAKTVKAAAKK is encoded by the coding sequence ATGGAGGACAAGGTCAGTGGAAACGCGGCCGCCGACGCGGCGGAGAGCAATTCCGCTCCCGCGAAGAAGGCCAGCAAGAGCAAGGCGAAGTCGCAGCAGAAGAAGGTCTCGTCGCGGCCACCGACCTCCGAGATGGTGACTGCGGCCATTAAGGAGCTCAAGGATCGCAAGGGCTCGTCCTTCCAGGCGATCAAGAAGTACATCGTGTCGACCTACAAGGTAGACGGCGAGAAGGTCGCGCCGTTCATCAAGCGTTACCTGAAGACCGCCGTGTCCGCCGGTGCCGTCGTGCAGACCAAGGGCAAGGGCGCCACCGGCTCGTTCAAGTTGTCGACCGACAAGCCGAAGGACAAAGCCAAGGGGAAGGCGCAACGCGCCTCGCTGGTTCACTCGGACACATGGAAAGCGGGCACCAAGAAGGACGCGCGGGAGAAGACCGCGATTGCGCGGAAACCGGCGGCCGCTGCGAAGAAAACGACCGCCAAGAAGGCTCCGGAAAGCCCGAAGAAGGCAGCTCCCAAGACCGCCGCCGCCAAAACCGCCGTGAAGAAGGGCAAAGCTGCCGCGGAGCCCAAGTCACCATCCAAGGCTAAGAAAGCCGTCAAGGCACCAGCGGCGAAGACCAAAACGCCCAAGCCGAAGAAAGCCACAGCGAAGACCGTGAAGGCCGCGGCGAAAAAATAA
- the LOC139825382 gene encoding histone H3, whose product MARTKQTARKSTGGKAPRKQLATKAARKSAPATGGVKKPHRYRPGTVALREIRRYQKSTELLIRKLPFQRLVREIAQDFKTDLRFQSSAVMALQEASEAYLVGLFEDTNLCAIHAKRVTIMPKDIQLARRIRGERA is encoded by the coding sequence ATGGCAAGAACCAAGCAGACCGCTCGCAAATCTACCGGAGGCAAGGCCCCGCGTAAGCAGTTGGCGACGAAGGCAGCCCGTAAAAGCGCGCCCGCAACCGGTGGTGTCAAGAAGCCGCATCGTTATCGTCCTGGAACCGTCGCTCTTCGTGAGATCCGTCGCTACCAGAAGAGCACCGAGCTTTTGATCCGCAAGCTCCCGTTCCAGCGGCTGGTTCGTGAAATCGCTCAGGACTTCAAGACCGACCTCCGCTTCCAGAGCTCGGCCGTTATGGCTCTGCAGGAGGCGAGCGAGGCCTACCTCGTCGGCCTGTTCGAGGACACCAACCTTTGCGCGATTCACGCCAAGAGGGTTACCATCATGCCCAAGGACATCCAATTGGCCCGCAGAATTCGTGGGGAACGTGCCTAA
- the LOC139825377 gene encoding integral membrane protein GPR180 yields MTAAGRRLVRVLCAALLCLSLRPEYARSTHITGTFDTREFFRFLVKFGFQKTDRHRQKDSYGYIFGNVTARTEFDVPITLAILDRGHFLEYYGNRTLADKSAACAYMFNTLKKSSYDPDCNEEGQDFLRRVPCPRDKLCPDEDSVWNIVKGHQFTYIIQDFWQPRFWYMSLVACYRNKTTCQWEYYSRHDELEYDIWLVNGNPNVSGLNSLTYQFSYDRQNTIELYLLFFVCYIILVPLQLYAVRLQKHPVTRLFTASLLLEFVAVCLILIHVLKFALDGVGYEQLEVAGDIFDILSRTSFMLLLLLLAKGWAVTRMELTWKPLVFAIWFCYGVVHILLYVWNMTEVDIIEDIDEYQTWPGWFILLFRSAIMVWFLYELRNTMTYEHNTQKLNFLLHFGASSLVWFIYLPIIALIALQISALWRFKLLLGITYSADCFAYCVMAHLLWPTRSEQYFLLAQGADNGDELDEFNEAPHVLNNYVEPPELGKIIT; encoded by the exons ATGACCGCCGCCGGTCGGCGGCTGGTGCGCGTCCTCTGCGCCGCGCTGCTCTGCCTGTCGCTGCGCCCGGAGTACGCCCGCTCCACGCACATCACCGGCACGTTCGACACGCGCGAGTTCTTCCGGTTCCTCGTCAAGTTCGGCTTCCAGAAGACCGACCGCCATCGGCAGAAGGATTCGTACGGATACATATTCGGCAACGTGACCGCGCGGACGGAATTCGACGTGCCGATCACCCTGGCGATACTCGACCGCGGCCACTTCCTCGAGTACTACGGTAATCGGACACTCGCGGACAAGAGCGCCGCGTGCGCCTACATGTTCAACACGCTGAAGAAGAGCTCCTACGATCCGGACTGCAACGAGGAGGGCCAGGACTTCTTGAG GCGAGTCCCGTGTCCTCGCGACAAGTTATGTCCGGACGAGGACTCGGTGTGGAATATCGTGAAGGGACATCAGTTTACGTACATTATACAGGACTTCTGGCAACCGCGATTTTGGTACATGAGCTTGGTGGCGTGCTACAGAAACAAGACGACCTGCCAGTGGGAGTATTATAGCAGGCACGACGAGTTGGAATACGACATCTGGCTGGTGAACGGCAATCCGAACGTCAGTGGCCTAAACAGCTTGACTTATCAGTTCTCGTACGACAGACAGAATACCATCGAACTGTACTTGCTGTTTTTCGTGTGTTACATCATCCTGGTGCCGCTGCAGTTGTATGCAGTGAGATTGCAAAAGCATCCTGTAACAAGATTGTTCACTGCtagtttattattagaattcgTGGCAGTATGCTTAATCTTGATACACGTGTTGAAATTTGCACTAGACGGAGTAGGATACGAGCAATTAGAAGTTGCAggtgatatttttgatatcctGTCACGG ACGTCctttatgttattattgctCCTACTTGCCAAAGGATGGGCAGTAACAAGAATGGAATTAACATGGAAGCCACTGGTGTTTGCTATATGGTTTTGTTATGGAGTTGTACACATCTTATTATATGTGTGGAATATG acAGAAGTTGACATTATCGAAGACATAGATGAATATCAAACTTGGCCAGGATggtttatattgttattccGAAGTGCCATAATGGTATGGTTTCTATATGAACTTCGAAACACCATGACATACGAGCATAATACTCAAAAATTGAACTTTCTCCTTCATTTTGGTGCATCGTCATTAGTTTGGTTCATATATTTACCCATTATAGCACTTATAGCGCTTCAAATAAGCGCACTATGGAGGTTTAAGCTGTTGTTAG GTATAACATACTCGGCAGACTGTTTCGCTTATTGTGTAATGGCTCATTTATTATGGCCCACCAGAAgtgaacaatattttttactcgCGCAAGGTGCGGATAATGGTGATGAACTCGATGAATTCAACGAAGCGCCgcatgtattaaataattatgtagagcCGCCAGAACtcggtaaaataattacttaa
- the LOC139825385 gene encoding uncharacterized protein, which yields MISSNTDAEKEIEDPVERMLKKTGCIELHFQVQECIAEHQDWRKCQNEVKKFKECMAKHTEQQRSRRQ from the exons ATGATATCGTCGAATACCGATGCTGAGAAAGAAATTGAAGATCCTGTCGAGCGGATGCTGAAGAAAACCGGTTGCATAGAATTGCACTTTCAAGTTCAA GAATGCATAGCCGAGCATCAAGATTGGAGAAAGTGTCAGAATGAAGTGAAAAAGTTTAAAGAGTGCATGGCTAAGCATACAGAGCAACAAAGATCAAGACGTCAGTAA